Genomic window (Lycium barbarum isolate Lr01 chromosome 2, ASM1917538v2, whole genome shotgun sequence):
ATGAGAGAGTGTGAACCCTAACCAATCAATGATGAGCGTCAATTCAGCAAAGGTGGGAAAGAAATAGTGTTGTTATCCTCCATTTTCACTTCGCTAAAACTTTATATAGTTACTTCCCTCTTATTACCTTCCATGAAAATAAGCAATCAGGAGAATATGGAGCTTTAGAATTTTCTCTGCAATTCCCTTTCATTATGCTTGCATGCTTGACATagatttagattttttttttaatcactaGTCCCAACCAATTccctttagtttcatttgcattttgctttgaactacttgtgcttatctaacctttctcgttgtgttttctcttgagccgagggtctttcgaaacagcctccctatcttccaagataggggtaaggtctgcgtacactttaccctccccagaccccacattgtgggatctcactgggtatgttgttgttgttgttgtagtcccAACCAATATAGGACCTAGTCAAGTTGAAATTAAGAAATTGTGCTGCTATCACTCATATGCAAACGATGTTACGATGACTGAGATAACAAATTTAAGATACTTCCAACATCCTTgactagttttcctaatttctctCCTCAATATTCCACAACACAGACAGTAGGGTCTATTTTGTTTGCAGCATCTGTCTGATTTAAAAATGTTGCCCAAAGAGGTTCAATAAGGCCACTACAAGGATGGATCAGATTCaaacaaaagaagaaagaagccAGACACGAGTGAATTAAGGAGATTAGACAGCAATCTGACCTATGCTAGGAGATAGATAGTTTTGTTTATGTAGAAAGGGTGACACACATAGGAGTCTAATCTTATATGCAGGTAAAAATATACCGATAGATTCCCATGGATGCTTTTCTAAAAACATACAATACTTATCAGGGACAGTGTCATCAAAAGTGCAAACGCTGTAAGGTCCGTTGGGCCTTTAAGCGCAAATAAAGCATGGGTTTTGatgaaaaaaggcgcaatggagaaaaaatacaaatatatacgtTTAGTCCAAGACTAACAATAATAAGtaagaataacaaatatatggacaaagaaattgaaaaaaaaaaataaagataaagtgaaatatcaattgttTAGTGTTGCCTATTCAGGAGGCGCTCATTgacaaggaaaagtatgtcttagagccttcaTGACGACATTGAAGCACACATTAAGTGAGgcaaagcgctcaacatgttttgtgcctcgcttcagggcttaagcgagcacgcctttgacaacactgatcAGGGAAAAAATAAGAatgtcgcggaaatgcgaatgctgcgatggatgtatgggcacactaggagggatagaattaggaatgaagatatccgggacaaggtgggagtggcatcggtggaggacaagatgcgggaagcgaggctgagatggtttggacatgtgaagaggagagacacagatgctccagtgcggaagtgtgagaggttggctatggacggtttcaagagaggtaaagggaggccgaagaagtattggggagaggtgattagacaggacatggcacaatttcagcttaccgaggacatgaccttagataggaggttgtggaggactcagattaggacaGAAGGCTAGGTTGCTCAtgctttcaccatagtagttgtagttttgctcattcttttattgccatttgatttctgcttatatttgttgggcctttgtactttgattatcttatttatctatggtagttaatgctcctttctttccggactgttctaccatgactttctcgcttttgttattcctcgttttcatattgtttttgatatgcttgtccctatctgaccttttgtcttgttttcctcttgttttcctctcttgagccgaaggtctttcggaaacaaccgccttacctttcaaggtgggggttaggtctgcgtacactctaccctccccagaccccacatggtgggattctactgggcttgttgttgttgttgtatccagAAGGCTATTTTACCTAAGATTGACCGAAGAGGCTGGGAGAGGGAGCAGACTAACAGCATACAGATAAAAAGTAGGTCATTATTTAATGCAAACAACTTTCCAACCTTAGCACATAATGATGCATGTTCCTTTCCAACTGAATTCACCTTTTTCCTTAAAGCTTCTAGCTTTCCCAATGCCTGCAGAATTGTAGTTACTTAGATGTAAGACATGacagaaaggggggggggggggggggggggggaggaggacAAAGATTCTGTGTTTTTTGATAAGGAAAAAAGAACATAGATCCAATTGATAGGGAAAAAAATCATACAAGAACGGAGAAAAAGTTGAATCTCACTCAAAAATTGATGTATCGCTAAATGTTGACAACTTAATTCAACAGAAAAATCACTAAGTTACAAACATTAGTTTATCTGCTTCAATCATTTAACCCAAAATTAGCATGGTGCCAGCATTATGTCACAAATACTGAACAGAATTTAACACGGATATAAACTTTCACATAAATTAGACTTACAGCAATTGAATCTTTCATTAACACGTGCATGAAATGAAAACCATAAACCCCCTGAGAGGGGTTGAGGATATCCAAAATGCTAGTTTCCATGAATATTGAAAAACAAATCCACACCCCGAAAATCAGTCCATCCAAATAAAGGGCGCAACAGAATCATTTCAATTCTGTGAAAAAGAAGTGTGAAATATTTACACAAACTCAGAGCTTTACTTAGGTTAGATAAAAACTACACAAAACACTACAAACCCCAAGATTATGCTCCTAGCTTTGATCCTTTTCTCTTCCTTACTATCTTTTAATTTATCAGGACAAAGAGACATTTAAACCTTCCAGTTTAACTACATGTATTTTTCTCCTTCTGAAGAGTCAAAAAATCATTTGCCACAGTTCAAAGCTATTTCCCTGTAGGAAAAAGTTACTGATGACCTCAATTTCCCTGAACAACCATTATTTGGAACAAGCTACTAGAGTGATTGAAAATTACCTCTTCATAGTTTCCATCTCCAAGCATTAACTCAATCAAAGATTGTTCATAAGGGTGCAAATATTTTTTGTTTGGGAAGTTCTCCTTGTATGTCCTCAAGGGCACAGCCAACTCCTACATACAAAAAATGAATGACGAATGTAAATTCGGTTTCATATGACTTATAAGAATATCAAAATTATAAATGTATCCTCCAACAACAAGCATTAGTCTGTTAGAGAATCTCACCTTCATTAATGCATCAAGTTGTTTTGCACCTTTATTTCTCTCGCGTTTTGCAGCATTAGCTATGCCTGTTAAACATTTTAACCAAATGCTATAATTCCTTTCATCCATTCGTGCTTGAGTCCATTACAAGAATTGATACTGCAATGATGAGGTGGAAGCAAAAAGTTTATAGACACGGAGCGAAAAATTACCCTTTGTAGGCGCGATCCTCTTTGCTTTCCTTAGTGCTGATTGTAGAATATCTATAGATGGCATTACCATGGGTAATTTTTGAAATGCACCTATATTTTCTACCTTAGGTGTCAGTTTTTCCTATAAAGAAATGAGCAATCGCTTTCAATCTTCATGTGAATGATAAAGAAACCGCGCATTCATAAAACGAGACAGAGATAATTCGCAGCAAATAGCCAACTAAAAAACAATTCCACTAGTAATCAAGGGTGTCTCAATAAAATTAGTGATCTAAAGCCAATATTTAATAAGAGATGTATGTTCTATTTTTTTCATACTTGTTGTTTATAGTGTAGTATCCTTAAAAACTTAACTTCACAAAAGTAAGATTAAAGGAGAAGATATACTTTTTTTTCTTGTTGGTTCACTGGATTTGATACATAGCTTCCTTTAACAATTTCATAAGTAGTAATCTGCATTTGCTTACAGAGGCATGGCATTGGATACATAACACGCGTAGGAACCAAGTACAGACCTGCATCCACTGAACAACACATTTGTTATTAGAGAAATAGACAGAAACGATGTCAATTACCAAtccaaaaacaataacaacatacccagtataatcccataagtggggtctggggaggatagagtgtacgcagaccttacccctacctcgtagAGATATAGAGGCTTTTTCCGATATCGGCTCACGTAAAACATTTCACAACACATTGCAAAAGGGATACAGGAATGAAAGCGGTAACAACAATGAAGTAATGCGATAGGGGCCAGGTTGAATTTACATGCAAATTATGGGGCACGTGAACCTATGG
Coding sequences:
- the LOC132626874 gene encoding nucleolar GTP-binding protein 1-like isoform X2, whose translation is MSGTSGLFQLWQLPSSSLFFQRSKFSKVDAGLYLVPTRVMYPMPCLCKQMQITTYEIVKGSYVSNPVNQQEKKEKLTPKVENIGAFQKLPMVMPSIDILQSALRKAKRIAPTKGIANAAKRERNKGAKQLDALMKELAVPLRTYKENFPNKKYLHPYEQSLIELMLGDGNYEEALGKLEALRKKVNSVGKEHASLCAKSLSKREAEERLNEGLKRIEEIFDRDGKAVDQLLSIAKICNYPFTTRGILMGHINLSYQNFQVTDTPGILRRCDENRNNWEKLTLAVLTHLPTAVLYVHDLSGGCGMSPSDQATQ